The following coding sequences are from one Paenibacillus sp. FSL R5-0912 window:
- a CDS encoding PIN/TRAM domain-containing protein: MWKKIILTLAGLCGAWSGYSLYHAAERGFPEGMGKLGDSLPVEGSILFAVLGAIIFLFAGTLCADWAGTKLQEAVQYCSRIPMSELAAGAAGLTGGLLLSLLLYPVMAWLGKAGELLQVAATLALGYMGLRIGLEKKEELASLWTTGRWGRSAEPEGRGPEEHKILDTSVIIDGRIADICKTGFIEGTIVIPEFVLEELQHIADSSDLLKRNRGRRGLDILNKIQKELDVKVLIYEGDFEEISEVDSKLVKLAKVLHGKVVTNDFNLNKVCELQGVSVLNINDLANAVKPVVLPGEEIIVQVIKDGKEHGQGVAYLDDGTMIVVEGGRDYIGTTMEVLVTSVLQTSAGRMIFAKPKLLEKAQ, from the coding sequence ATGTGGAAAAAGATTATTTTGACGCTTGCCGGGTTATGTGGAGCCTGGTCCGGTTATTCGCTATATCATGCAGCAGAAAGAGGGTTCCCGGAAGGCATGGGAAAACTGGGTGATAGCTTGCCCGTGGAAGGAAGCATTTTGTTTGCGGTGCTGGGTGCCATTATTTTTTTGTTTGCGGGGACGTTATGCGCGGATTGGGCGGGTACAAAACTGCAGGAGGCGGTTCAGTATTGTTCGCGTATACCGATGAGCGAACTCGCTGCAGGCGCTGCAGGGCTTACAGGAGGTCTGCTGCTGTCACTGCTGCTGTATCCGGTCATGGCCTGGCTCGGCAAGGCCGGAGAGCTGCTGCAGGTGGCAGCAACCCTGGCTCTGGGTTATATGGGCCTGCGGATCGGGCTGGAGAAGAAGGAAGAGCTGGCTTCGCTATGGACTACCGGACGCTGGGGGCGTTCTGCTGAACCGGAGGGCCGGGGACCTGAGGAGCATAAGATTCTTGATACGAGCGTTATTATCGATGGCCGGATTGCTGATATCTGCAAAACGGGTTTCATTGAAGGAACCATCGTTATTCCCGAGTTTGTTCTTGAGGAGCTTCAGCATATTGCGGATTCGTCAGATCTGCTGAAGCGCAACCGCGGACGCAGAGGGCTGGATATCCTAAACAAGATTCAGAAAGAACTGGATGTCAAAGTGCTGATCTACGAAGGCGATTTCGAGGAGATTTCCGAAGTGGACAGCAAGCTGGTCAAGCTGGCTAAGGTGCTGCATGGCAAGGTTGTTACCAATGACTTCAACCTCAACAAGGTTTGCGAGCTCCAGGGCGTATCGGTGCTGAATATTAACGATCTGGCCAACGCGGTGAAGCCGGTGGTTCTGCCTGGTGAGGAAATTATTGTGCAGGTGATCAAAGACGGCAAAGAACATGGACAAGGCGTGGCTTATCTTGACGACGGCACCATGATTGTCGTGGAAGGCGGCCGTGATTATATCGGCACTACGATGGAGGTTCTGGTTACCAGTGTGCTGCAGACTTCCGCAGGCCGGATGATTTTTGCCAAACCGAAGCTGCTGGAAAAAGCGCAATAA
- the cysS gene encoding cysteine--tRNA ligase, producing the protein MAVQIYNTMTRSKEEFVPQEPGKVKMYVCGPTVYGYMHIGNARPVIVFDMVRNYLEALGNEVRYLTNFTDVDDKMIRKAEEMNITVAEVAEMFISAYQEDLAGLGVKPATMNPRVTESMDKIIEFIKELEEKGFAYENGGDVYYRTGKFANYGKLSGQNLEELRFGIRVEVDSRKENQEDFVLWKAAKPGEVHWSSPWGEGRPGWHIECSAMVREYLGTTIDIHGGGEDLKFPHHECECAQTEVLTGEPLSKYWMHNAFLNIGEEKMSKSLGNGLLVKDIRARFKAGTIRYFMLSSHYRNQLNFSEEALLSAEKSVERITTAAGNVKHRLELDTDGAEGAASSQIVERLAAIVGNFHARMQDDFNTPDAITALFDWVSLANLTLADNDAHSADFAALLKAFAEMNSVLRLTQEAEEEVASEEVERLIAERTEARKNKNWSRSDEIRDELNTLGILLEDTPQGMRWRRK; encoded by the coding sequence ATGGCTGTACAGATTTATAACACAATGACACGGAGCAAGGAAGAATTCGTACCGCAGGAACCTGGCAAAGTGAAAATGTATGTATGCGGTCCAACCGTTTACGGCTATATGCATATCGGGAATGCTAGACCGGTTATCGTTTTTGACATGGTCCGCAACTACCTGGAAGCCCTCGGCAATGAAGTCCGCTATCTGACGAACTTTACCGATGTGGATGATAAAATGATCCGCAAAGCGGAAGAGATGAACATTACTGTAGCTGAGGTCGCGGAAATGTTCATCTCCGCCTATCAGGAAGACCTGGCCGGACTTGGTGTAAAGCCGGCAACAATGAATCCGCGCGTAACAGAGAGCATGGACAAGATCATTGAGTTCATTAAGGAGCTTGAAGAGAAAGGATTTGCTTACGAGAACGGCGGAGATGTGTACTACCGGACCGGCAAGTTTGCCAATTATGGCAAGCTGTCAGGCCAGAATCTGGAGGAACTGCGCTTTGGTATCCGTGTTGAGGTGGATTCGCGCAAGGAGAACCAGGAGGATTTTGTGCTCTGGAAGGCAGCCAAGCCGGGTGAGGTACACTGGTCCAGTCCATGGGGAGAGGGGCGTCCGGGCTGGCATATCGAGTGCTCGGCAATGGTCCGCGAATATTTGGGCACAACGATCGACATCCATGGCGGCGGAGAGGATTTGAAGTTCCCGCACCATGAGTGCGAATGCGCGCAAACAGAAGTGCTGACGGGTGAGCCGCTGTCGAAGTATTGGATGCACAACGCATTTTTGAACATTGGTGAGGAGAAAATGTCGAAATCACTTGGAAATGGTCTGCTTGTGAAGGATATTCGTGCACGTTTCAAAGCGGGGACTATCCGTTATTTTATGCTTTCAAGCCATTACCGCAATCAGCTGAACTTCTCGGAGGAAGCACTGCTCTCTGCTGAGAAAAGCGTGGAGCGCATCACTACGGCAGCAGGTAATGTGAAGCATCGGCTTGAACTGGATACGGACGGGGCAGAGGGAGCGGCAAGCTCACAGATCGTTGAACGCCTGGCAGCTATTGTTGGCAATTTCCACGCCAGAATGCAGGATGATTTCAATACGCCGGATGCGATTACCGCTCTGTTTGACTGGGTAAGCCTGGCTAATTTGACGCTTGCTGATAATGACGCGCATTCCGCAGACTTTGCAGCACTGCTGAAGGCTTTTGCCGAGATGAATTCGGTACTGCGCCTTACTCAGGAGGCTGAAGAAGAGGTCGCCAGTGAAGAGGTTGAGCGCCTCATTGCTGAACGCACAGAAGCGCGCAAGAATAAGAACTGGAGCCGGTCCGATGAAATCCGCGATGAGCTGAATACTCTGGGCATTCTGCTGGAAGACACTCCACAGGGAATGCGGTGGCGGCGTAAATGA
- the radA gene encoding DNA repair protein RadA yields the protein MAKPKTKFFCTECGYESPKWFGKCPGCQEWNSMVEETESVVKTQGMNAPIFQSKEKAQSIINIESDKEPRILTGIGELNRVLGGGIVPGSLVLVGGDPGIGKSTLLLQTSHALTIQGLRVLYISGEESVRQTKLRADRLGALSAELYVLCETNMESIEEAIEQIKPQFLVIDSIQTVFMPEVTSAPGSVTQVRECTTRFMRIAKIRGIATVLVGHVTKEGAIAGPRMLEHMVDCVLYFEGERHHTYRLLRAVKNRFGSTNEIGIFEMGEVGLTEVENPSELFLSERPLGVAGSAVVASMEGTRPVLVELQALVAATHFPSPRRMCTGMDHQRMALIIAVLEKRMGMFLQNQDAYLNVAGGVKLDEPAVDLAVAVSIASSFRDIPTKPYDVFFGEVGLTGEVRGVSRAEMRVKEAAKLGFRRVIMPEKSMKGWKHPQDIQIIGVSTVADALAVALD from the coding sequence ATGGCCAAACCAAAAACAAAATTTTTCTGCACCGAATGTGGTTACGAATCACCGAAATGGTTCGGGAAATGCCCGGGCTGCCAGGAATGGAACTCCATGGTGGAAGAAACGGAAAGCGTAGTCAAAACCCAAGGCATGAATGCACCTATTTTTCAGAGTAAAGAAAAGGCGCAATCGATCATAAATATAGAAAGTGACAAAGAGCCGCGTATCCTTACAGGCATCGGAGAGCTTAACCGTGTGCTTGGCGGCGGTATCGTTCCCGGCTCGCTAGTACTGGTCGGTGGTGACCCCGGAATCGGGAAGTCCACACTGCTGCTGCAGACATCGCACGCCCTTACAATACAGGGGCTCCGCGTTCTGTATATCTCCGGGGAAGAATCGGTGCGCCAGACTAAGCTTCGGGCTGACCGCCTCGGGGCGTTGTCGGCGGAACTGTACGTTCTCTGTGAGACGAACATGGAGAGCATTGAAGAAGCAATCGAGCAGATTAAGCCGCAGTTTCTGGTCATCGACTCGATCCAGACCGTATTTATGCCTGAAGTGACCAGTGCGCCAGGCAGTGTAACACAGGTGCGGGAATGTACGACAAGATTTATGCGGATTGCCAAGATCCGTGGAATTGCAACGGTACTTGTAGGACATGTAACGAAAGAAGGCGCAATTGCCGGTCCACGGATGCTGGAGCATATGGTGGACTGTGTGCTCTATTTCGAAGGAGAACGTCATCATACGTACCGGTTGCTACGGGCGGTGAAGAACCGCTTTGGCTCAACCAATGAAATCGGTATTTTCGAGATGGGTGAGGTTGGCCTTACCGAGGTGGAGAACCCTTCCGAGCTGTTCCTTTCTGAACGGCCGCTCGGAGTGGCTGGTTCCGCGGTTGTAGCCAGCATGGAAGGCACAAGACCGGTGCTTGTCGAATTACAGGCGCTGGTTGCAGCAACCCATTTCCCTTCGCCCCGCAGAATGTGCACAGGTATGGATCATCAGAGAATGGCGCTGATCATTGCTGTCCTGGAGAAACGGATGGGCATGTTCCTGCAGAATCAGGATGCTTACCTCAATGTTGCCGGAGGTGTTAAGCTGGATGAGCCGGCGGTGGATCTGGCAGTCGCCGTCAGTATTGCTTCCAGCTTCCGGGATATTCCGACCAAGCCGTATGATGTGTTTTTTGGGGAGGTAGGACTTACCGGCGAGGTGAGAGGGGTGTCACGCGCAGAGATGCGGGTGAAGGAGGCCGCTAAGCTCGGCTTCCGGCGGGTAATTATGCCTGAGAAAAGCATGAAAGGCTGGAAGCATCCGCAGGATATCCAGATTATAGGCGTCAGCACCGTAGCAGATGCACTAGCGGTCGCGTTAGATTAG
- the disA gene encoding DNA integrity scanning diadenylate cyclase DisA, whose protein sequence is MKEYNPLDNMNDLLRMAAPGTPFREGLENVLRAKTGALIVVGYSPEVMEVVDGGFSINCDFSPNYLYELAKMDGAIILSEDLKRILYANTQLIPDSSISSIETGIRHRTAERVAKQTGKLVVSISQRRNIITLYQGSIRYALKEIGAILAKANQAIQTLEKYKAVLTQGLTNLSAAEYEGLVTVAEVVGVIQRVEMVLRIKMEIKRYINELGNEGRLISMQMEELVGNTEEEAWLLYRDYAREEQEDKIREIIAGLKRSSDDELMDDNHIARLLGYSSTAIASEEAVTPRGYRLLNKIPRLPNVIIHNLVERFEMLPNLMTASIAELDEVDGIGEVRARNIQDGLKRLQKQVLIDRQM, encoded by the coding sequence ATGAAAGAATACAATCCATTAGATAATATGAATGATCTGCTTAGAATGGCCGCACCCGGAACACCTTTCCGGGAGGGGCTGGAGAATGTGCTGCGCGCGAAGACCGGGGCACTTATTGTTGTCGGATACAGTCCGGAAGTGATGGAAGTTGTCGATGGCGGATTCTCCATTAACTGCGATTTTTCACCCAATTATTTATACGAGCTGGCCAAAATGGACGGAGCGATCATCCTGAGTGAGGATCTGAAGCGGATTCTGTATGCCAACACCCAGCTGATCCCCGATTCCTCCATTTCATCCATCGAGACCGGCATCCGTCACCGGACCGCTGAACGGGTGGCTAAACAGACCGGCAAACTGGTTGTTTCCATTTCCCAGCGGCGGAATATAATCACCCTGTATCAGGGCTCTATCCGCTATGCGCTGAAGGAGATCGGAGCGATTCTGGCCAAAGCCAATCAGGCGATTCAGACCCTAGAGAAGTACAAAGCCGTGCTGACACAGGGGTTGACTAACCTTTCTGCTGCCGAATATGAGGGGCTTGTGACGGTGGCTGAGGTAGTCGGCGTGATCCAGCGGGTAGAAATGGTATTGCGGATCAAAATGGAAATTAAGCGTTATATTAACGAACTCGGCAATGAAGGCCGGCTGATCAGCATGCAGATGGAAGAACTGGTCGGAAATACAGAGGAAGAAGCCTGGCTTCTGTACAGAGACTATGCAAGAGAGGAGCAGGAGGACAAAATCCGCGAAATTATCGCCGGGCTGAAGAGAAGCAGTGACGATGAACTGATGGATGACAACCATATTGCCCGCTTGCTGGGCTATTCCTCCACGGCTATTGCATCCGAGGAAGCCGTAACTCCGCGCGGTTACCGTCTGCTCAACAAAATTCCGCGGCTGCCGAATGTGATCATCCACAATCTGGTGGAACGCTTTGAAATGTTGCCTAATCTGATGACAGCGAGCATTGCTGAACTTGATGAAGTGGACGGCATTGGCGAGGTGCGGGCACGCAATATTCAGGACGGACTGAAGCGGCTCCAGAAACAAGTTCTTATTGACAGGCAAATGTAA
- the ispD gene encoding 2-C-methyl-D-erythritol 4-phosphate cytidylyltransferase, producing MSNSVGAVIVAAGRGTRMGTAESKQYLLLHGKPIIVHTLEVFQKHELISEIVLVTGEEDVQRCRQWVQAYKLDKVSVVIPGGAERQHSVRRGLGELTTTWVMVHDGVRPFVQGSEIEACYERARSAGASVLAVPVKDTIKQVDGEGNVLSTPDRRSLWAIQTPQTFRLSELLSAYDEAERDGFLGTDDSSLAERSGITVSVVEGSYRNIKITTPEDLDFAEFTERSRGEEQR from the coding sequence ATGTCAAACAGTGTAGGCGCCGTTATAGTGGCGGCAGGCAGAGGGACACGAATGGGAACGGCAGAGAGCAAACAATATCTGCTGCTTCATGGCAAACCTATTATCGTGCATACCCTGGAGGTATTCCAGAAGCATGAACTCATCTCTGAAATCGTGCTTGTCACCGGTGAAGAGGATGTGCAGCGCTGCCGGCAATGGGTGCAGGCCTACAAGCTGGACAAAGTGTCTGTTGTTATTCCGGGAGGGGCTGAACGCCAGCACTCGGTACGCCGGGGACTGGGAGAACTTACGACCACCTGGGTAATGGTACATGATGGGGTCCGGCCTTTCGTACAGGGCAGTGAGATTGAAGCTTGTTATGAACGGGCCAGATCTGCCGGAGCCTCTGTGCTTGCAGTTCCGGTTAAGGATACGATCAAGCAGGTGGATGGTGAAGGCAACGTGCTGTCTACGCCGGACCGGCGAAGTCTGTGGGCGATTCAGACCCCGCAGACTTTTCGTTTGTCCGAACTGTTGTCAGCCTATGACGAGGCAGAGCGTGACGGCTTCCTCGGTACAGATGACTCCAGTCTGGCGGAACGCAGCGGAATTACCGTTTCTGTAGTAGAAGGAAGCTACAGGAATATTAAGATTACGACACCGGAAGACCTGGATTTCGCTGAATTCACAGAAAGAAGCAGGGGAGAGGAACAGAGATGA
- the ispF gene encoding 2-C-methyl-D-erythritol 2,4-cyclodiphosphate synthase, which produces MIAVGQGFDVHQLVEGRPCIIGGVTIPYEKGLLGHSDADVLLHAVSDAILGALGLGDIGRHFPDTDPAFKDADSLKLLEHVWALARDRGYRLGNIDSTIIAQKPKMAPYIPQMTEVIARALDADLSKVNVKATTTEQLGFAGRGEGIAAQSIVCLLQDVISS; this is translated from the coding sequence ATGATCGCTGTAGGACAAGGATTTGACGTGCATCAGCTGGTGGAAGGAAGGCCGTGTATTATTGGGGGAGTGACTATTCCCTATGAGAAGGGGTTACTGGGACACTCTGACGCGGATGTGCTCCTGCATGCAGTAAGCGATGCTATACTTGGGGCGCTTGGACTGGGGGATATCGGCAGACATTTCCCAGATACCGATCCTGCCTTCAAGGATGCAGACAGCCTGAAGCTGCTGGAGCATGTATGGGCGCTTGCCCGTGACCGGGGATACCGGCTGGGAAATATAGATTCGACCATCATTGCCCAGAAACCCAAAATGGCGCCTTATATTCCGCAAATGACCGAGGTTATTGCCCGTGCACTGGATGCGGACCTCTCAAAGGTCAATGTAAAAGCGACAACTACCGAGCAGCTCGGCTTCGCCGGACGCGGAGAAGGAATTGCCGCACAATCTATTGTCTGTCTGCTCCAAGATGTGATATCATCTTGA
- the gltX gene encoding glutamate--tRNA ligase — protein sequence MTDQVRVRYAPSPTGHLHIGNARTALFNYLFARNLGGQFIIRIEDTDLKRNIAEGEESQLKYLKWLGMDWDESVDVGGEYGPYRQTERLDLYRVYWQDLLDRGLAYRCYCTEEELEAEREEQTARGETPRYSGRHRNLTEEQRLAYEAEGRIASIRFLVPEDRTYTFNDIVKGSISFNTKEMGDFVIVKKDGIPTYNFAVAVDDHLMAISHVLRGEDHISNTPRQLMIYEALGWEAPLFGHMTLIVGDDHKKLSKRNESIIQFIEQYDQLGYLPEALFNFITLLGWSPEGEEEIFSKEQLISIFTADRLSKSPAVFDTNKLAHLNNHYIKHADPKRIAALAIPHLQKAGRLPEVLSDEQQIWAESLVALYQEQMNSASDIVGLSELFFRSHLELETEAAQVLAEAQVPEVLSAFLAKVEAAEDFGAANMAVLIKEVQKETGHKGKALFMPIRVALTGQMHGRDLNATIALLGRDRVIERLKSQIKGA from the coding sequence ATGACGGATCAAGTCCGGGTGCGTTACGCACCGAGCCCTACGGGACATTTACATATCGGAAATGCCAGAACGGCGTTATTTAACTACCTGTTCGCCCGCAATCTGGGCGGCCAATTCATTATCCGGATCGAAGATACAGACCTTAAGCGTAATATCGCGGAAGGCGAAGAAAGCCAGTTGAAATATTTGAAATGGCTGGGAATGGATTGGGATGAGAGCGTAGATGTAGGCGGAGAATATGGCCCTTACCGCCAGACAGAACGTCTGGATCTGTACCGTGTCTACTGGCAGGATCTGCTGGACCGCGGCCTTGCTTACCGCTGCTATTGTACAGAAGAGGAGCTGGAAGCAGAGCGTGAAGAACAGACTGCACGTGGCGAAACCCCGCGTTATTCCGGCAGACACCGTAATCTGACGGAGGAGCAGCGCCTTGCCTATGAGGCGGAAGGACGCATTGCCAGCATCCGTTTCCTGGTTCCTGAGGACCGAACTTATACCTTCAATGATATCGTTAAAGGCAGCATTTCGTTCAACACCAAAGAAATGGGCGACTTCGTCATTGTGAAGAAGGATGGTATTCCAACCTATAACTTCGCTGTAGCTGTAGATGATCATTTGATGGCCATCTCCCATGTGCTGCGCGGGGAAGACCATATCTCGAACACGCCTCGTCAGCTCATGATTTATGAAGCCCTTGGCTGGGAAGCGCCGCTGTTCGGCCACATGACACTGATTGTCGGCGATGACCACAAGAAGCTGAGCAAACGGAATGAATCGATCATTCAGTTTATCGAGCAGTATGACCAGCTTGGCTATCTGCCGGAAGCGCTCTTCAACTTCATCACATTACTCGGCTGGTCGCCGGAGGGGGAGGAGGAGATCTTCAGCAAGGAACAGCTGATCTCTATCTTCACTGCCGACCGTCTGTCGAAGAGCCCGGCTGTATTCGATACGAACAAGCTGGCACATCTCAATAATCACTATATCAAGCATGCCGATCCTAAGCGGATCGCGGCACTTGCTATTCCCCATCTGCAGAAGGCGGGACGTCTGCCGGAGGTTCTGAGTGATGAGCAGCAGATCTGGGCAGAAAGCCTGGTTGCACTGTATCAGGAACAGATGAACTCCGCTTCGGATATTGTAGGACTCTCCGAGCTCTTCTTCCGCAGCCATCTGGAACTGGAGACGGAAGCGGCACAAGTACTTGCCGAAGCCCAGGTTCCTGAAGTGCTCTCCGCTTTTCTCGCTAAAGTGGAAGCTGCTGAGGATTTCGGCGCTGCTAATATGGCTGTGCTGATCAAAGAAGTCCAGAAAGAAACCGGACACAAAGGCAAAGCGCTGTTTATGCCGATCCGTGTCGCTCTGACTGGTCAGATGCATGGCCGTGATTTGAATGCGACCATCGCGCTGCTTGGCCGGGACCGGGTCATCGAACGTCTGAAATCGCAGATCAAAGGCGCATAA
- the pssA gene encoding CDP-diacylglycerol--serine O-phosphatidyltransferase: protein MIQKSIPSLFTIGNLMLGMFGIMMAFDGKLSMAAIMVIIAMLLDGLDGRVARALKCESEFGKELDSLSDVVSFGVAPALIMYLTSLQDLNSALGWTITAIFPVFGALRLARFNVRPGIPGYFVGLPIPAAGGVLATLALFHKDVSAPFMIVATLLLSYLMVSTVKYPNFKKIGFPKKAVIGAPVVIVIAVAVAVVFPEQIAKLIFALLALYALYGFRQSLGLLTARRQRRRRKRHAEDKVYHSKNG, encoded by the coding sequence ATGATACAAAAATCAATTCCGAGTCTTTTTACCATCGGTAATCTGATGCTTGGAATGTTTGGTATCATGATGGCGTTTGACGGTAAGCTGAGCATGGCCGCTATCATGGTGATTATCGCTATGCTGCTCGACGGGCTCGATGGCCGTGTTGCGCGCGCGCTGAAGTGTGAGAGCGAGTTCGGCAAGGAACTGGATTCCTTATCCGATGTAGTATCTTTCGGCGTGGCACCAGCGCTCATTATGTATCTCACAAGCCTGCAGGATTTAAACTCTGCACTAGGATGGACCATTACAGCGATTTTCCCGGTGTTTGGAGCTTTGCGTCTGGCCCGGTTTAATGTCCGCCCGGGAATTCCGGGATATTTTGTAGGATTGCCGATTCCTGCTGCAGGTGGCGTTCTGGCCACGCTGGCACTTTTTCATAAAGATGTATCTGCACCGTTTATGATTGTCGCTACCCTGCTGTTGTCTTACCTGATGGTCAGCACAGTGAAGTACCCTAACTTCAAGAAGATCGGCTTTCCCAAAAAGGCAGTTATAGGTGCCCCTGTAGTAATTGTGATCGCCGTAGCGGTAGCTGTTGTTTTCCCTGAACAGATTGCCAAGCTGATCTTTGCTTTGCTTGCGTTATATGCCCTATACGGGTTCAGACAGAGCCTGGGCCTCTTGACAGCCCGCCGTCAACGCCGCCGCAGGAAGAGACATGCGGAGGATAAGGTGTATCACTCCAAGAACGGATAA
- the cysE gene encoding serine O-acetyltransferase, with amino-acid sequence MFKHIKSDIRAVFDNDPAARSKFEVVFTYAGLHAIWAHRIAHSLYKRRWFTLARIVSQMSRFMTGVEIHPGAVVGSRLFIDHGMGIVIGETCEIGDDVIIYQGVTLGGTGKEKGKRHPSVGNNVVIGSGAKVLGSFRIGDNCNIGSNSVVLREVPSNSTVVGNPGRVVKRNGERVSDRLDHTQMPDPLIDSLRFLQKEIEELREQMGTEDKLKKEQRRLESQQYIGDYEI; translated from the coding sequence ATGTTTAAGCATATCAAGTCGGACATTCGGGCAGTATTCGACAACGATCCCGCTGCCCGCAGCAAGTTCGAGGTTGTCTTCACCTACGCCGGGCTTCATGCTATATGGGCACACCGGATTGCCCACTCTTTATATAAACGCCGCTGGTTTACACTGGCACGCATCGTATCGCAGATGAGCAGATTTATGACCGGAGTGGAAATTCATCCGGGTGCGGTTGTCGGCAGCCGGTTGTTCATCGACCATGGAATGGGTATAGTCATTGGTGAAACCTGTGAGATTGGTGACGATGTCATTATCTATCAGGGGGTCACACTTGGAGGGACAGGGAAAGAAAAGGGCAAACGTCATCCTAGCGTCGGCAACAATGTTGTCATTGGCTCCGGTGCCAAAGTACTGGGATCGTTTAGAATCGGCGATAATTGCAATATCGGTTCCAATTCAGTGGTTCTGCGTGAAGTGCCCAGCAACAGCACCGTTGTAGGAAATCCAGGACGCGTGGTTAAGCGCAACGGGGAACGCGTGTCCGATCGGCTGGATCATACCCAGATGCCGGATCCGCTGATTGATTCCCTGCGTTTTCTGCAAAAGGAAATCGAAGAGCTGCGCGAGCAGATGGGCACCGAAGACAAGCTGAAGAAGGAACAGCGGCGGCTGGAGAGCCAGCAGTATATCGGCGATTATGAAATATAA